A genomic segment from uncultured Alistipes sp. encodes:
- the feoB gene encoding ferrous iron transport protein B produces the protein MRLSELRSGESATIVKVMGHGGFRRRIMEMGFVRGERVEVILNAPLKDPIEYRIMGYDISLRRSEAEMVEVLSDSEADEYLARRAEHIRQNAAAPEMSPEGLPATAAETASEEEECSSIEEVLTRQSRTIAVALVGNPNSGKTSLFNAISGGHEHVGNYSGVTVGAKSGYCLYRGYRFEITDLPGTYALSAYTPEERYVRHHLATKTPDVVINSVVASNIERNLYLTTELIDINPRMVVALNMFDELQASGARLDYDSLGRMMGVPMVPVEARNNKGINELLDTVIDVYENRDERVRHIHINMGPVIDESLRKLNGDMSLHRGELPKAFPPRYWAMKMLERDAQAETTLKGCERYPVWAEIRDREAKRIADALGEDVETAFANQKYGFIQGALKETFTPGKNEEVSATALIDTFVTHKLWGFPIFFALMGLMFWCTFSLGAYPQAWIDALVGWIGAGIDALMPAGALRDLLVDGIIGGVGSVIVFLPNIMILYLFIAFMEDSGYLARAAFIMDRVMHRIGVHGKSFIPLVMGFGCNVPAIMACRTIESRSSRLITILITPFMSCSARIPIYILLTATFFPANAGTVMLGLYLLGILLAVVTARLMRRFLFPVDETPFVMELPPYRLPTWKTTLSHMWDKCAQYLKKMGGMILVASVIVWALSYYPRTDKAAGSESHYENSYLGRIGKGCEPVFEPLGFNWKASVALLSGLPAKEIVVSTLGVLYAEGTEAMPEVTEGPIATAEAAGTRPEAGAQPPESVGIIGGADGPTSIAVADGTAAEHRAAELSEEEQNASLSRRLLASGDFSKASALAFLVFILLYVPCIATVVAIGSEAGWKWAVASIFYNTAVAWVMAWAVYHIASIF, from the coding sequence ATGCGTCTTTCCGAACTCAGAAGCGGCGAGTCCGCCACAATCGTCAAGGTCATGGGACACGGCGGTTTCCGGCGCCGCATCATGGAGATGGGTTTCGTCCGCGGAGAGCGTGTCGAGGTGATTCTCAACGCGCCGCTCAAGGACCCCATCGAATACCGGATCATGGGATACGACATCTCGCTGCGCCGCAGCGAGGCCGAGATGGTCGAGGTGCTCTCCGACTCCGAGGCCGACGAATACCTCGCACGCCGGGCCGAACACATCCGGCAGAACGCCGCAGCTCCGGAGATGAGCCCCGAAGGCCTCCCCGCAACCGCAGCGGAGACCGCCTCCGAAGAGGAGGAGTGTTCGTCGATCGAGGAGGTCCTCACCCGGCAGAGCCGCACGATCGCCGTGGCGCTCGTCGGGAACCCCAACAGCGGCAAAACATCGCTCTTCAACGCCATTTCGGGCGGGCACGAGCATGTCGGAAACTACAGCGGCGTGACGGTCGGGGCCAAGAGCGGCTACTGCCTCTACCGCGGCTACCGCTTCGAGATCACGGACCTGCCCGGGACCTATGCCCTCTCGGCCTACACCCCCGAGGAGCGTTACGTGCGCCACCACCTCGCCACGAAGACCCCCGACGTGGTAATCAACTCCGTCGTCGCCTCGAACATCGAGCGAAACCTCTACCTCACGACCGAACTGATCGATATCAACCCTCGGATGGTCGTGGCGCTGAACATGTTCGACGAACTGCAGGCCAGCGGCGCACGGTTGGACTACGACAGCCTGGGACGCATGATGGGTGTGCCGATGGTCCCGGTCGAGGCCCGCAACAACAAGGGTATCAACGAACTGCTCGATACGGTGATCGATGTCTACGAAAACCGCGACGAGCGCGTCCGCCACATCCATATCAACATGGGGCCCGTGATCGACGAGAGCCTCCGCAAGCTGAACGGCGACATGAGCCTCCACCGCGGGGAACTGCCCAAGGCATTCCCGCCCCGCTACTGGGCCATGAAGATGCTCGAACGCGACGCCCAGGCCGAAACAACCCTGAAAGGGTGCGAACGGTACCCGGTCTGGGCCGAGATCCGCGACCGCGAGGCCAAACGCATCGCCGACGCCCTGGGCGAGGATGTCGAGACCGCATTCGCCAACCAGAAGTACGGATTCATCCAGGGAGCCCTGAAGGAGACCTTCACCCCCGGCAAGAACGAAGAGGTCTCCGCCACGGCCCTGATCGACACCTTCGTCACCCACAAACTCTGGGGATTCCCGATCTTCTTCGCCCTGATGGGGCTGATGTTCTGGTGCACGTTCAGCCTCGGGGCCTATCCCCAGGCGTGGATCGACGCCCTGGTCGGATGGATCGGTGCGGGAATCGACGCCCTGATGCCCGCCGGGGCCCTGCGCGACCTGCTCGTCGACGGAATCATCGGAGGCGTCGGCTCGGTCATCGTCTTCCTCCCGAACATCATGATCCTCTACCTCTTCATCGCCTTCATGGAGGATTCAGGATACCTCGCACGCGCCGCTTTCATCATGGACCGCGTCATGCACCGCATCGGCGTACACGGAAAGTCGTTCATACCCCTCGTCATGGGTTTCGGATGCAACGTCCCCGCCATCATGGCCTGCCGCACCATCGAAAGCCGAAGCAGCCGCCTGATCACCATCCTCATCACGCCGTTCATGTCGTGCAGCGCCCGGATCCCGATCTACATCCTCCTGACGGCCACCTTCTTCCCGGCGAATGCCGGGACCGTGATGCTCGGGCTCTACCTGCTGGGGATTCTGCTGGCCGTCGTCACCGCACGGCTCATGCGGCGGTTCCTCTTCCCCGTGGACGAGACCCCCTTCGTCATGGAACTCCCGCCCTACCGCCTCCCGACCTGGAAAACAACCCTCTCCCACATGTGGGACAAGTGTGCACAGTACCTCAAAAAGATGGGCGGCATGATCCTCGTCGCGTCGGTCATCGTCTGGGCCCTGAGCTACTACCCCCGCACGGACAAGGCCGCCGGAAGCGAATCCCATTACGAAAACTCCTATCTCGGGCGCATCGGAAAGGGTTGCGAGCCGGTTTTTGAACCCCTCGGGTTCAACTGGAAGGCCAGCGTGGCGCTGCTCTCGGGGCTTCCGGCCAAGGAGATCGTCGTCTCGACGCTCGGTGTGCTCTACGCCGAAGGCACGGAGGCGATGCCCGAAGTCACCGAAGGGCCGATCGCCACGGCGGAAGCCGCCGGAACACGGCCGGAAGCCGGGGCGCAGCCGCCCGAATCCGTCGGGATCATCGGCGGGGCGGACGGCCCGACCTCGATCGCGGTTGCCGACGGTACGGCTGCGGAACACCGGGCGGCGGAGCTCTCGGAGGAGGAGCAGAACGCCTCGCTGTCGCGCCGGCTGCTGGCCAGCGGCGACTTCTCGAAGGCCTCGGCCCTGGCGTTCCTGGTCTTCATCCTGCTATACGTCCCCTGCATCGCCACGGTCGTCGCCATCGGCTCCGAAGCCGGATGGAAATGGGCCGTCGCCTCGATCTTCTACAACACGGCGGTTGCCTGGGTCATGGCCTGGGCAGTCTACCACATCGCAAGCATCTTCTGA
- a CDS encoding histone H1: protein MKELVEKINAEFEVFAANAAAQVEKNNKAAGTRARKSALELSKLMKEFRKVSVEAAK, encoded by the coding sequence ATGAAAGAGTTAGTAGAAAAGATCAATGCCGAGTTCGAGGTATTTGCTGCCAATGCGGCTGCTCAGGTTGAGAAGAACAACAAGGCTGCCGGCACGCGCGCCCGCAAGTCCGCTCTGGAGCTTTCGAAGCTGATGAAGGAGTTCCGCAAGGTTTCCGTAGAGGCTGCGAAATAA